Proteins from one Oscillatoria nigro-viridis PCC 7112 genomic window:
- the pirA gene encoding arginine synthesis PII-interacting regulator PirA has product MNTNRQNVKKLAETHRANIHKQLMHRIEVARSSGNQDLVRVLEEEMRQL; this is encoded by the coding sequence ATGAACACAAATCGTCAAAACGTAAAAAAACTAGCAGAAACCCACCGCGCTAACATTCACAAGCAACTGATGCACCGCATAGAAGTAGCGAGATCCAGTGGCAATCAAGATTTGGTTCGGGTGCTTGAAGAGGAAATGAGACAGCTTTAA
- a CDS encoding IS630 transposase-related protein: MAYSLDLRKRVVDYVENGGGITKAAALFKVGRATIYRWLGREDLRATKVEHRERKIDWEMLRKDVEENPEARLIERARKFGVRASAICYALKKMKITIKKKNFVIEKGIEKKEYNTTKH, translated from the coding sequence ATGGCATACAGTCTAGATTTAAGAAAAAGAGTAGTGGATTATGTGGAAAATGGAGGGGGTATAACCAAAGCCGCCGCCCTGTTTAAAGTAGGAAGAGCAACAATATACAGATGGCTAGGGAGGGAAGACCTTCGAGCCACTAAGGTAGAACACCGTGAGCGAAAGATAGACTGGGAAATGCTCAGAAAAGATGTAGAAGAAAATCCCGAAGCAAGATTAATAGAAAGAGCAAGGAAATTCGGGGTGAGAGCGAGTGCCATATGCTATGCCTTAAAGAAAATGAAAATTACGATAAAAAAAAAGAATTTCGTTATAGAGAAAGGAATAGAGAAGAAAGAATACAATACTACCAAACACTGA
- a CDS encoding transposase translates to MLCLKENENYDKKKEFRYRERNREERIQYYQTLRTLIKVHGSKSLVFIDESGFEEFHACVYAWSKKGRKVYGERQGKRGKRENLVAGRRKGNKDLIAPMVFTGSLNAESFEGWLALYLLPSLTIPSILIMDNAPIHRKTAIRLLVEEAGHQILFLPKYSPDLNDIEHDFSALKRAKMYASPGTSLDEVIRAYCAERVSHTYLK, encoded by the coding sequence ATGCTATGCCTTAAAGAAAATGAAAATTACGATAAAAAAAAAGAATTTCGTTATAGAGAAAGGAATAGAGAAGAAAGAATACAATACTACCAAACACTGAGAACTTTAATTAAAGTTCATGGGAGTAAAAGCCTTGTATTTATTGATGAGTCAGGGTTTGAAGAGTTTCATGCTTGTGTTTATGCGTGGTCAAAAAAAGGGAGAAAAGTATATGGGGAGAGACAAGGAAAACGCGGAAAAAGAGAAAATTTAGTAGCAGGAAGAAGAAAAGGCAACAAGGACTTGATTGCACCTATGGTCTTTACAGGGAGCTTGAATGCAGAAAGTTTTGAAGGGTGGTTAGCTTTATATTTATTGCCATCTTTAACAATACCATCAATATTAATCATGGATAATGCACCGATTCATCGTAAGACAGCAATTAGGCTCCTGGTGGAGGAAGCAGGCCATCAGATACTTTTTTTACCAAAATACTCTCCTGACTTAAATGATATTGAGCATGATTTTAGTGCATTAAAGAGAGCTAAAATGTATGCGTCTCCTGGCACATCTCTTGATGAAGTTATTCGTGCTTATTGTGCAGAAAGAGTGTCTCATACTTATTTGAAATGA
- the bioF gene encoding 8-amino-7-oxononanoate synthase, whose translation MNTDPYAWIEKALDTVRRADWYRSPQSIETSPGPVVQLAGRRLINFASNDYLGLAGHDRLIQAAMAATKEFGTGATGSRLVSGHRDLHRQLEQAIANLKQTEDALVFSSGYLANLGAIASVVGKRDLILSDKYNHSSLKNGATLSGATALEYSHCNLEDLKAKLEQNRARYRKCLIITDSVFSMDGDLCPLPQLLAVAETFNCMLLVDEAHATGVFGASGAGCAEHFGCTGTPLIQVGTLSKALGSLGGYVAGSAALIDFLRNRAASWIYTTALTPADAAAALEAVRIVQQEPERRLRLRQNIETFKYCAITNHQLPISNSLSPIFTLPLKDAAAALIVGSKLKEMGIFAPAIRPPTVSVSRIRISLMATHELAHLQHLVEALEEVLSFD comes from the coding sequence ATGAACACAGACCCTTACGCTTGGATAGAGAAGGCCCTGGACACAGTTCGCCGTGCCGATTGGTATCGATCGCCACAATCGATCGAAACTTCCCCTGGGCCGGTGGTACAATTAGCAGGCCGTCGGCTGATTAACTTTGCCAGCAACGATTATCTGGGACTTGCTGGCCATGACAGGTTAATTCAAGCTGCTATGGCTGCAACTAAGGAATTTGGTACGGGTGCGACGGGTTCGAGGTTGGTCAGCGGACACCGCGATTTGCACCGACAGCTAGAACAAGCTATTGCTAATTTAAAACAAACTGAAGATGCTTTAGTATTCAGTTCGGGATATTTAGCGAATCTAGGGGCGATCGCATCCGTTGTCGGCAAGCGCGATTTGATATTATCTGACAAGTACAACCATTCGAGCCTGAAAAACGGAGCCACACTCAGCGGTGCAACTGCCCTAGAGTACAGTCACTGCAATCTTGAGGATTTAAAGGCCAAGCTAGAGCAAAATCGCGCCAGATACCGCAAGTGTTTAATTATTACCGATAGCGTCTTTAGCATGGATGGGGACTTGTGTCCGCTGCCGCAGTTGTTGGCTGTGGCCGAAACCTTTAACTGCATGTTATTAGTAGATGAAGCTCACGCTACAGGAGTTTTCGGTGCTAGCGGTGCCGGTTGTGCAGAACATTTCGGGTGTACGGGAACACCGCTGATTCAAGTGGGGACACTCAGCAAAGCTTTGGGAAGTTTGGGCGGTTACGTTGCGGGCTCTGCTGCTTTAATTGATTTTCTGCGTAATCGAGCTGCGAGTTGGATTTATACTACAGCATTGACGCCTGCTGACGCGGCGGCTGCTTTGGAAGCTGTCAGAATTGTCCAGCAAGAACCAGAACGCCGACTTCGGTTGCGACAAAATATCGAAACTTTCAAATATTGCGCGATTACCAATCACCAATTACCAATTAGCAATTCCCTATCCCCAATTTTCACTCTTCCGTTAAAAGATGCAGCGGCAGCTTTAATAGTAGGGAGCAAACTCAAGGAGATGGGTATTTTTGCTCCGGCGATTCGGCCTCCGACTGTCAGCGTGAGTCGGATTCGGATTTCGCTGATGGCAACTCACGAACTCGCACACCTTCAGCATTTGGTAGAGGCGCTGGAGGAAGTTTTGAGTTTTGACTAA
- a CDS encoding exopolyphosphatase-related protein has translation MPLTKKYRLVTRSDFDGLVCAVLLKELDMIDEIKFVHPKDMQDGKIEITNNDISTNLPYVDGVHLAFDHHFSETLRHEKIKINHIIDPYAASAARVLYKYYGGQAKFPDISEAMMAAVDKSDSAQFAREEVLHPQEWVLLNFIMDARTGLGRFKEFTVSNYQLMMQLIDYCKNHTIDEILQLPDVKERVDLYFEQEEKFKEQIQRCAKVYNNLVVLDLRNEEVIYAGNRFVIYALFPQCNISIHVLWGLKQQNTVFAVGKSIFNKTSKTNIGELMLRYGGGGHQNAGTCQIENDKASQVLKELIAKIEQNG, from the coding sequence ATGCCACTCACTAAAAAATACAGATTAGTCACCCGCAGCGATTTTGACGGTCTTGTCTGTGCCGTTTTGCTCAAAGAACTCGATATGATCGACGAGATTAAATTCGTGCATCCTAAAGATATGCAGGATGGAAAAATCGAAATAACAAATAACGATATTAGCACCAATTTACCCTATGTTGACGGAGTTCATCTAGCTTTCGATCACCATTTCAGCGAAACTCTTAGACACGAGAAAATCAAAATTAACCACATCATCGATCCCTATGCAGCTTCAGCAGCTAGGGTACTGTACAAATATTATGGAGGCCAAGCAAAGTTTCCTGATATTTCTGAGGCGATGATGGCGGCCGTTGACAAATCAGATTCCGCTCAATTTGCCCGAGAAGAGGTTCTGCATCCGCAAGAATGGGTGCTGTTAAACTTCATAATGGACGCCCGCACCGGCTTGGGAAGGTTTAAAGAGTTTACGGTTTCTAATTATCAGTTAATGATGCAGTTAATCGATTACTGCAAAAATCATACCATCGATGAAATTTTGCAGCTTCCTGATGTAAAAGAAAGAGTAGACCTCTACTTCGAGCAAGAAGAAAAATTTAAAGAGCAAATACAGCGATGCGCCAAAGTTTATAATAATTTAGTTGTTTTGGATTTGCGTAACGAAGAGGTGATTTATGCGGGCAATCGTTTTGTAATTTATGCTTTGTTCCCTCAGTGCAATATATCGATTCACGTACTTTGGGGACTGAAACAACAAAATACTGTTTTCGCAGTTGGCAAGTCAATCTTTAACAAAACTTCTAAAACTAATATTGGGGAGCTAATGTTAAGATATGGCGGCGGTGGACACCAGAATGCCGGAACTTGTCAGATTGAGAACGATAAAGCCAGTCAAGTTTTGAAAGAGTTAATTGCCAAGATAGAGCAAAATGGTTGA
- a CDS encoding glycosyltransferase family 4 protein, with translation MVHFNVAFQHFNSFTDITLSLAKTLHQMGIPISVEPSTIASHLSRNSTAEENDLLEKWMNTTPSDLFQIKWSHYWKPYFLKELNGHLNLELFAINYEFAKNHDDYDYWIYDAVNTSSHKLAVSQYSKNVLIKAGCPATNVSVMPLGFNPLISQLYFPRSPKKPKDVKHILHMTNSFDFYRFGTDLAIQAFWEEFQDDSNVELIIKDGGKNPDVIVEHLANIEKQLGKLKAKILIIPKFYNKAELANLYLSADAFLAPFRGEGFAIKILDAFAAGLPVAMTMYGGPTEYAKSDNCYPIAYDLMPVGKCYDTQSLKIRNSPHWAEPNLQSVREQLRKIVEDPMRFEVAHKAKETGDLFSWEAAAQKLLRLMRELF, from the coding sequence ATGGTTCACTTTAACGTTGCCTTTCAACACTTTAACTCCTTTACCGACATTACCCTATCCCTGGCGAAAACTTTACACCAAATGGGAATTCCTATTTCGGTCGAACCTTCAACCATAGCCTCTCATCTCAGCCGCAATTCCACAGCAGAAGAAAACGACCTGCTAGAGAAGTGGATGAACACCACACCCTCAGATTTATTTCAGATAAAATGGTCTCATTACTGGAAACCTTATTTTTTAAAAGAACTTAACGGACATCTCAACTTAGAACTTTTTGCTATCAATTACGAATTCGCCAAAAATCATGATGATTATGATTACTGGATTTACGATGCTGTTAACACTTCATCTCACAAACTAGCCGTCAGCCAATATTCTAAAAACGTTTTAATAAAAGCTGGATGTCCGGCGACCAACGTATCAGTCATGCCTCTAGGTTTCAATCCTTTAATCTCGCAACTCTATTTTCCCCGATCCCCAAAAAAACCAAAAGATGTAAAACATATTCTGCACATGACCAATTCTTTTGATTTCTATAGATTTGGCACGGATCTGGCCATTCAAGCTTTTTGGGAAGAGTTTCAAGATGATTCTAACGTAGAGTTAATAATCAAAGATGGGGGCAAAAATCCAGATGTTATCGTGGAACATCTCGCCAATATTGAAAAGCAGCTCGGCAAATTAAAGGCAAAAATTCTGATTATCCCTAAATTTTATAATAAAGCAGAACTAGCTAATTTATACTTGTCAGCCGATGCTTTTTTAGCTCCCTTTCGCGGCGAGGGTTTTGCAATTAAAATTTTGGATGCCTTTGCGGCGGGTTTACCCGTCGCTATGACTATGTACGGCGGTCCGACTGAGTACGCCAAGAGTGATAACTGCTATCCCATTGCTTACGATCTAATGCCCGTAGGAAAGTGTTACGATACTCAGTCTCTAAAAATCCGAAATTCTCCTCATTGGGCCGAGCCAAATCTTCAGTCTGTTCGCGAACAGTTGCGAAAAATTGTTGAAGACCCGATGCGTTTTGAGGTAGCTCACAAAGCTAAAGAGACGGGGGATTTATTTAGTTGGGAAGCAGCCGCTCAAAAATTGCTAAGATTAATGCGAGAGTTGTTTTAG
- a CDS encoding type II secretion system F family protein — MATNVIREKPKGGFDFSKIQEQIEYNLTSLTVKDLAIFARQFAAMFNAGVAIVRCLSVLHEQCSNAKLKRALRSMNADVQEGINLAEAMAKFPDVFDQLFISMVAAGEVGGVLDETLDRLAVMMEKNHKTEAEINSAMSYPKTVLFVAIVIFFAMTIFLLPTFAKIFKDIGADLPTFTLIMLGISAFCTAWPPIQQVTVIGVIIALKIAFDMYYKTPMGHLQIDRIAMKLPVFGDLIEKSAVARFCVIFGSLTRSGVPILNSLEIVRDVAGNQAISNAIEYARQEIQSGGMISIALQEQAVFPSLAIQMMAIGEETGELDKMLMKVGAFYETEVEEAVKGLTSMLEPLMIVVVGGIVGSILLSMYLPMFAVFQKLG, encoded by the coding sequence GTGGCTACCAACGTTATCCGCGAAAAACCGAAAGGTGGCTTTGATTTCAGTAAGATTCAGGAGCAAATTGAATATAACCTTACCAGCCTTACTGTTAAGGATTTGGCTATTTTTGCTCGTCAGTTTGCGGCTATGTTTAATGCAGGGGTGGCGATCGTTAGATGCCTTTCCGTGCTGCACGAGCAGTGTTCTAATGCTAAGCTGAAACGAGCGCTCAGGAGCATGAATGCTGACGTGCAGGAGGGGATAAACTTGGCAGAGGCGATGGCTAAGTTTCCTGATGTTTTTGACCAACTGTTTATCAGTATGGTGGCGGCGGGAGAAGTCGGCGGGGTGCTAGATGAAACCCTAGACCGTCTGGCGGTGATGATGGAAAAAAATCACAAGACGGAGGCTGAAATTAATTCGGCGATGTCTTATCCGAAGACGGTGTTGTTTGTGGCGATCGTGATTTTTTTCGCAATGACCATATTCTTGCTGCCAACTTTCGCTAAGATATTTAAGGATATTGGTGCAGATTTGCCGACTTTTACGCTGATAATGTTGGGAATTAGTGCATTTTGTACGGCTTGGCCTCCGATCCAACAGGTGACAGTTATTGGGGTAATTATAGCGCTCAAAATTGCCTTTGATATGTACTATAAAACTCCAATGGGCCACCTACAAATTGATAGGATTGCCATGAAATTGCCTGTTTTTGGAGATTTGATCGAAAAATCGGCTGTGGCTCGGTTTTGCGTGATATTTGGGTCACTAACGCGATCGGGCGTGCCGATTCTCAATTCTTTGGAAATTGTGCGAGATGTGGCGGGGAATCAGGCGATATCTAATGCGATCGAATATGCGAGACAGGAAATTCAAAGCGGTGGCATGATCAGTATTGCTTTGCAAGAACAAGCTGTTTTTCCGTCTTTGGCCATTCAAATGATGGCAATTGGCGAGGAGACAGGGGAACTTGACAAGATGCTGATGAAAGTTGGCGCTTTCTACGAAACGGAAGTGGAAGAAGCAGTAAAAGGACTTACCAGTATGCTAGAACCTCTGATGATTGTGGTCGTCGGTGGTATCGTAGGTTCGATTTTGCTGTCGATGTATCTGCCGATGTTCGCAGTGTTCCAGAAGCTGGGCTAA
- a CDS encoding type IV pilus twitching motility protein PilT, protein MGLMIEDVLESLVEQGGSDIHIQAGAPIFFRVSGKLTPQTQYGDILSAEEVQILIFQMLNNMQRKQLEMEWELDCAYGVRGLARFRVNVYRERGAWAACMRALASKIPNADALGVPQVLRDMTERPRGMLLVTGQTGSGKTTTMAALLDLVNRTRAEHILTVEDPIEYVFPNIKSLFHQRQKGEDTKSFANALKAALREDPDVILVGEMRDLETIGLAISAAETGHMVMGTLHTNSAAATIDRILDVFPPIQQPQVRAQVSNSLVGICSQNLVVKVGGGRCCAMEIMVNTPAMANLIREGKTPMIYSQIQMGAKLGMRTMEMALAELYKSGKVTWEAAMSKASKADELERLIGPAPVGGAPVKAH, encoded by the coding sequence ATGGGTCTGATGATTGAAGACGTACTGGAGTCCCTGGTAGAGCAAGGGGGTTCGGACATACACATCCAAGCGGGCGCGCCTATATTCTTCCGAGTCAGCGGTAAACTAACTCCTCAGACTCAATACGGCGACATTCTGTCTGCTGAGGAAGTGCAGATCCTGATTTTCCAAATGCTCAACAATATGCAGCGCAAGCAGTTGGAAATGGAGTGGGAACTCGACTGCGCTTACGGCGTTCGGGGATTGGCTCGGTTTCGCGTCAATGTGTACCGGGAGCGGGGTGCTTGGGCTGCTTGTATGCGGGCTCTGGCTTCTAAGATTCCTAATGCAGATGCTTTAGGCGTGCCGCAGGTTTTGCGGGATATGACGGAAAGACCCAGGGGTATGCTGTTGGTGACGGGACAAACGGGTTCCGGGAAAACTACTACGATGGCGGCTTTGTTGGATCTGGTCAACCGGACGCGGGCGGAACACATTCTAACAGTTGAAGATCCGATCGAATACGTGTTTCCTAATATCAAGAGTTTGTTTCACCAGCGCCAAAAGGGCGAAGATACTAAGAGCTTTGCTAATGCCCTGAAAGCTGCTTTGCGCGAAGATCCTGATGTAATTCTCGTGGGGGAAATGCGCGACTTGGAAACGATCGGTCTGGCAATTTCGGCGGCAGAAACGGGTCACATGGTGATGGGAACGCTGCACACTAATTCGGCGGCTGCAACGATCGATCGGATTTTGGACGTGTTCCCGCCCATTCAACAACCCCAGGTTCGCGCCCAGGTATCTAACTCTTTGGTGGGAATTTGCAGCCAAAATTTGGTAGTGAAAGTTGGGGGCGGCCGCTGCTGCGCTATGGAAATCATGGTGAATACTCCAGCTATGGCTAACTTGATCCGGGAGGGCAAAACTCCCATGATTTACTCCCAAATTCAAATGGGGGCGAAATTGGGCATGAGGACGATGGAAATGGCCCTCGCTGAACTTTACAAGAGCGGTAAAGTCACTTGGGAAGCGGCAATGAGCAAGGCTTCTAAGGCTGACGAACTCGAACGCTTGATCGGCCCGGCACCTGTTGGTGGCGCCCCGGTAAAAGCTCATTAA
- a CDS encoding GspE/PulE family protein — translation MTSTSPLRSTSLVSVSQFPPALTKMILSGYVNGEQVKQAQIESQKSGKRLTEVLEALTGQPLPPELLRLYKKQQMFERKIVYGVEAFDPEMSEMSNEQLGVMLDALKISIDICHQGRFLPVAKTETEPPAVLVAMVDPDNLNAIEDLRRILQPHGLALQRRVITPDDYQDITSAYQDEQVKREAKKAEIEKQRKMDLGEGDFGELSLEEESSDQEDLANTLDDAEAAPVIKAVNIILAKALSEKVSDIHVEPQEEFMRIRMRKDGVLQEYFRFPKQVVASITARFKIIANLDIAERRQAQDGRIRRVFEGRTVDFRVNSLPSRYGEKIVLRILDSSSTQLGLGLLISDEETLALVRESASRPFGLILVTGPTGSGKSTTLYSILAERNDPGVNISTAEDPIEYALPGITQCQVIREKDLTFSNILRAFLRQDPDVMLVGETRDKETAKTALEAALTGHLVLTTLHTNDAAGAVARLAEMGVEPFMVSAALLGVLAQRLMRRVCDKCCIPYQPTAAELGKYGLSASQEIDLTVYKANTIPVEERKELAEREQLCRKCGGLGYKGRVGVYEFLKNTERLQTLITQGAPTEQIKEAAVEEGMKTLLAYSLQLVREGATTFEEVERVTFTDSGLEAELKAKRKQGLTCKTCQAELKPEMLDCPYCLTPRFLD, via the coding sequence ATGACTAGCACATCCCCGCTGCGCTCCACATCCCTAGTTTCTGTGAGCCAATTTCCTCCGGCTCTCACCAAGATGATTCTGTCGGGTTACGTCAACGGCGAGCAAGTGAAGCAAGCTCAAATTGAAAGCCAGAAGTCGGGCAAGCGTTTGACGGAGGTATTAGAAGCACTTACCGGGCAGCCGTTGCCCCCAGAATTGCTGCGACTTTACAAGAAGCAGCAGATGTTTGAACGGAAGATAGTCTACGGGGTTGAAGCATTTGACCCGGAGATGAGCGAAATGTCTAACGAGCAACTCGGAGTTATGCTCGATGCGTTGAAGATTTCGATCGACATTTGTCACCAAGGTCGGTTTTTACCCGTAGCGAAGACTGAAACTGAGCCGCCGGCGGTTTTAGTGGCAATGGTAGATCCCGACAACCTCAACGCCATAGAAGATTTGCGGCGGATTTTACAGCCTCACGGCTTGGCTTTGCAGCGGCGAGTGATTACGCCGGACGACTACCAGGACATTACTTCTGCTTATCAAGACGAACAAGTTAAGAGGGAAGCTAAAAAAGCTGAAATCGAAAAACAGAGAAAGATGGATTTGGGGGAGGGAGATTTTGGCGAGCTCTCGCTAGAAGAGGAGAGTAGCGACCAAGAAGACCTCGCTAACACCTTGGACGATGCAGAGGCGGCCCCGGTAATTAAGGCAGTCAATATCATTTTGGCTAAAGCTTTGTCGGAAAAGGTGTCTGACATCCACGTAGAACCTCAAGAAGAGTTCATGCGGATTCGGATGCGGAAAGACGGGGTGCTGCAAGAGTATTTCCGGTTTCCCAAGCAGGTAGTAGCATCGATTACCGCTCGTTTCAAGATTATTGCCAACCTGGATATTGCCGAACGCCGACAAGCTCAAGACGGCCGTATCCGCCGGGTATTTGAGGGACGCACGGTGGATTTCCGGGTGAACAGCTTGCCTTCGCGGTACGGCGAAAAAATCGTGCTGCGGATTTTGGACAGTTCCAGCACTCAGTTGGGTTTGGGTTTGTTAATCTCCGACGAGGAAACTCTGGCTTTAGTGCGAGAGAGTGCTAGCCGTCCGTTCGGACTGATTTTGGTGACGGGGCCGACGGGTTCGGGCAAGTCAACTACTCTGTATTCGATTCTGGCGGAACGGAACGATCCGGGGGTTAATATCAGTACGGCGGAAGACCCGATCGAATATGCTTTGCCAGGAATTACCCAATGTCAAGTAATTCGGGAAAAAGACTTGACTTTTTCCAACATTCTGCGGGCATTTTTGCGGCAAGACCCTGACGTGATGCTGGTGGGGGAAACGCGGGACAAGGAAACGGCCAAAACGGCTCTGGAAGCTGCTTTGACGGGACACTTGGTGCTGACGACGCTGCACACGAACGACGCGGCCGGGGCAGTCGCCCGTTTGGCCGAAATGGGCGTAGAACCGTTCATGGTTTCGGCCGCGTTGTTGGGCGTGTTGGCTCAGCGTCTGATGCGGCGCGTTTGCGACAAATGCTGCATTCCTTACCAGCCTACTGCAGCAGAACTCGGCAAGTACGGTCTGTCGGCTTCTCAAGAAATCGATCTAACTGTTTACAAAGCCAACACTATACCGGTGGAGGAAAGGAAGGAACTGGCAGAACGCGAGCAACTTTGTCGGAAGTGCGGCGGCCTAGGCTACAAAGGACGGGTAGGGGTTTACGAGTTCCTGAAAAATACTGAGCGGCTTCAAACCCTGATCACTCAAGGAGCTCCCACAGAGCAAATTAAGGAAGCAGCAGTAGAAGAAGGGATGAAAACGTTGTTGGCTTACAGCTTGCAGTTGGTGCGGGAAGGCGCGACTACCTTTGAAGAAGTCGAGCGGGTGACGTTTACAGACTCGGGGCTGGAGGCTGAACTGAAGGCCAAACGCAAGCAGGGACTTACCTGCAAAACTTGTCAGGCGGAATTGAAGCCGGAGATGCTGGATTGTCCGTACTGCTTGACGCCGCGCTTTTTGGATTGA
- the grpE gene encoding nucleotide exchange factor GrpE has product MIDEEKQQDQDPNSTGETTAEGSPMASENPAASGNSNGSADWELELARAYQSAQGDRTPANASGPTVTGSSTNGPTADAVEPWKKELAQVTDEKEAVKTQLQAASAQLEELKNQNLRLAADFENFRRRTQKEKEELDLQARCLTIKPLLPVIDNFERARSHIKPQTDGEMNIHKSYQSVYKQMVDSLKQIGVSPMRPEGEQFDPNLHEAMLIEPTDEHEEGTIIQELERGYILGDRVLRHAKVKVAAAGLSVVASDENPDSSEG; this is encoded by the coding sequence ATGATTGACGAGGAAAAACAGCAAGATCAAGATCCTAACTCAACTGGGGAAACCACCGCAGAGGGTTCGCCAATGGCAAGCGAAAATCCGGCGGCATCAGGAAACTCGAACGGATCGGCGGATTGGGAACTCGAACTTGCTCGAGCTTATCAAAGTGCTCAGGGCGATCGCACCCCAGCAAACGCATCGGGGCCTACCGTCACCGGCAGTTCAACAAACGGTCCGACTGCAGACGCGGTGGAGCCTTGGAAGAAGGAACTGGCGCAGGTAACAGATGAAAAAGAGGCTGTAAAAACTCAGTTGCAAGCCGCATCCGCTCAACTAGAAGAACTGAAAAATCAAAATCTCCGCCTAGCAGCAGATTTTGAAAACTTCCGCAGGCGTACCCAAAAGGAAAAAGAAGAGCTAGATTTACAGGCAAGGTGTCTGACGATCAAACCCCTGTTGCCGGTAATTGACAATTTCGAGCGCGCTCGATCGCACATCAAGCCGCAAACCGACGGCGAAATGAACATTCACAAAAGCTACCAAAGCGTTTACAAGCAAATGGTAGATAGCCTCAAGCAAATCGGGGTTTCTCCGATGCGCCCCGAAGGCGAACAGTTTGACCCCAACCTCCACGAAGCTATGCTGATCGAGCCAACTGACGAACACGAGGAAGGAACAATTATCCAAGAACTAGAACGCGGCTACATTCTGGGCGATCGCGTCTTGCGGCACGCCAAAGTGAAAGTTGCAGCGGCTGGGCTATCTGTGGTAGCCTCAGATGAAAATCCCGATAGTTCGGAAGGTTAA